Within the Butyrivibrio sp. AE3004 genome, the region GATATTTCCTCATATTTTTACTTTATTCCTCTCGTGCGAGTGCGTATCTATAGCGGAGAGTTTTTATTGATCAACAATCTTCATTAATCTAAAAAGAGGACCTAGTGTCCTCTTATTTAGTGGATTAGAGGGGAGTCGAACCCCTGTCCAAAAACCCATCCCCTGTCCTTCTACTGTCATAGCAGGCTATTGTGGCAAAGCCAATTCCCTCTCATAACCGGAAGTCTGCGCCCTAATATGAAAGGTAGCCCCTGATACGACCATAGCTACGGAGCAATCACCATGTCGTTTCCTGCAAAGTTGACGTCAGTTACTGAATGTGCAGGTGCACTCAGGCTGACGCGCCGCACTTAGGCAGCGAGTGCTAAATTATCTTCAGCGTTTATATTTAAGTTTGAGGTTTAACGCACCATCCTGCGGACAGCTTCTCCAGCTTCAGAATCCCTGTCGAAACCTTTACTAACCCTTATTAAATTGTACATGTGCATAAGCGCTATATTAGTATATAGGCATTTTAAGATAAAATCAACTAAACCGGTGGTATATTTTTATCTTATTATCTAAGACTCACTTTATAATCTCTCATTGCCTCTCTTTGCTGATCTCTCTTAGCAGTAGTTTCTCTCTTGTCATATAGTTTCTTACCTTTTGCCAAACCAATCTGTACTTTAACCTTACCATGTTTAAAGTACACCTCAAGCGGAACAAGTGTATATCCCTGAGCCTGTGATGCCTGATCAAGCTTTCTGATTTCTGTCTTATGAAGAAGAAGTTTCCTCACTCTCAGTGGATCCTTATTAAAGATATTCCCCTTCTCATACGGGCTGATATTCATCCCGCATATATAAGCTTCACCCTTATCAATGCTTACCCATGCCTCTTTTATGCTGCATTTTCCCTGCCTTAAGGATTTAACTTCCGTACCCGCAAGTGAGATACCTGCCTCATATTTTTCTTCTATAAAATAATCATGAAAAGCTTTTTTATTATTTGCAATTAGTTTAATGCTGTCATCGGCCATTGTAGTCTATCCTCATTTTTTCTTCTTTTTCCTTTTTCCCTGAACACTTCTTGCTGCTTTAGAAGTAGCGGACTTTTTATATTTATGCACTTTATATACTTTTCTACCACTCTCGGTAGTTTCTTTGTCACCACCTTTTTTTGCTGCTTTTTCTTTTGATTTGCTTTTCTTTTTTAGAGCAGCTATTTCTTTAAGTATTTCTTTTTCTCTCTTTTTCTTTGACTTTTCAGCACCCTTAGAATGTTTATGCTTTTTTTCTTCTTTCGCAATTTGTTTAATATCATCCTTATCGCTATCAAGTGCTTCAAGTGACAATTTAGAGATCTTTGCAGCTCTCAATTTTGCAGGTGTCTTTTTTTCAGATTTTAGGTTTTTCTTTAATTTATCACCTTTGATTGATTTCTTATCCTTATTTTTATGTTTTTTTCCTTTCACAAGCTTGATGCGGCCTTTATCATCTTCTTCATAATAATCTTCTTCATAATAATCCTCTTCAAAAGAGTCATCATACTCACTTGTATCCTGAGCAAAGTCATCATCTGATACCATTCTGAAGTCTATAGTTTTGCTAAGCCTATCGGTATCATGCACTCTGACCTTCACAGTCTGTCCAAGTGTATATATTTTTCCTGTTCGTTCTCCGACAAGTCTGTAATTTCCTTCGTCAAATATATAGAAATCGTCTTCCATGGTAGCTGCAGGGACCATACCTTCACAGGTATTTGGCAGTTCAACAAACATTCCCCATCCTGTTACTCCGGACACTACTCCTTCAAAGACTTCACCAATATGTGATTCCATATACTGCGCTTTTTTTAATTTATCTGTTTCTCGTTCAGCTTCCTCAGCTCTTCTTTCTGTATCAGAAGAATGTTTTGCTACCTCTTCAAGTATGCCCTGATAATGCTTTATCTTTTCATTGTCCATTCTTCCGCGCAGATAATCTTTAATAATTCTATGAATCTGCAAATCCGGGTAACGTCTTATGGGAGATGTAAAATGGCAATAGTATTTACAAGCAAGTCCATAATGTCCAAGGCACTCAGTACTGTATTTTGCCTGCATCATGCTGCGAAGTGCAATTCTGCTGATTACAGCTTCTTCCTCAGTGCCCTCAATCTTGTCCAAAAGCTTTTGAATTTCAGACGGCCTAATCTCATCTGCTTTTGTATTAAGATGTAGCCCGAGCCTTGATATAAAAGCATTCAAATTAGCTATTTTTTCCATATCAGGCTGCTCATGAACACGATAAACAAACGGTGACTGCATCCAGAAGAAATGTTCTGCTACCGTTTCATTAGCTGCAAGCATAAAACTTTCAATCATAGTTGTGGCCGTATTTGCCAGCCTTAACTTTATATCCAGAGGATTACCGTCTTTATCAAGAATAATTTTAGCTTCAGGAAAATCAAAATCAATTGCTCCGCGCTTTTTTCTTTTTGTTTTAAGTATTTCAGAAAGCTCAGCCATATCTTTAAACATTGGCACAAGCTCTTTATACTTTTCTAACTCTTCTTCGTTTTCATCCTCTAAAATAGCTGCAACAGAAGTATATGTCATTCTCTCATTAACATTTATTACCGTCTCAGCTATCTTATGAGAAATAACTGCACCGTTTGCGTCAATATCCATCAGGCAGCTTAAAGCTAATCTGTCTTCACCGTGATTTAATGAACATATTCCGTTACTTAGTTTATGCGGAAGCATGGGTATAACTCTGTCAACAAGATAGACACTGGTCCCTCTTTTCAAAGCTTCCCGATCAAGCGCAGAACCTTCCTGGACATAATTAGTTACATCTGCTATATGCACCCCAAGATGATATATCCCATTTTCGACCGTTAATGAAACAGCATCATCCAAGTCCTTTGCATCCTCGCCGTCAATAGTAACCATCTGAACATCTCTCAAATCAAGTCTTCCCTGATAATCACCTTCAATCAGATGATCCTTGCATTTTTCAGCCTGATTCATTACCTTTTCAGGAAAACTATGAGGAAGATCAAAGCCTTCTACTATTGAAAGAATATCAACTCCGGGGTCGTTAATATTACCTATTATATCGGAAATCTTACCTTCCGGTTTTCTATCCTTCACCGGGTCACCATAAAAAGTTATGGATACAACAACCTTATCCCCTGTTACAGCGCCTTTAGAGTGCTCTTTTAAAACAAAAATATCCTGAGTGAATTTTAGATTATCAGGTATAACAAATCCAAAGGTATGCCCATCCTGATAAGTACCTACGATTTTATCAATAGCCCTTACCAGTATATTTACAACCCGTCCTTCATCTCTCATTCCTCCGTTTTTCTCTTTTTCGTAGGTAACAACAACTTCAACTGTGTCGCCCTGGAAAGCGCCACCTGTATATTCTTCGGGAATAAAGATATCATCCTCTCTTCCCTCAACCTCAACAAATCCAAAGCCTCTCTGATTGGATATAAAAGTACCTGTAATATTCTGTTTTTTTGTCATTATTTTCTTTTTGCTCATAATAGTATTCTTACTCCAATTTGATAATCCGAAAGACTTTTAAATAGTTTTACAAAGTGAAAAAAGGGCACTCTTTGCGAGTGCCCTTCAAGATAAATACCGTTGTTTAAAATACAGTCATATTCAGTACAACACTAAGAACGATAAAGAGTACTGATAATACGATTGTAATTTTCTTAAGAACTCCCTCTTTGGAACGACCCTTAATCTTGCCCCAATAAGTAGTCTCCGCAAATCCCTGAATAGCACCAAGTCCCTGTGTCTTACCCTCCTGAGCAAGTACAAGTGTAACAAGTGCGACACAATCAATAATAAAAATAATTGCCAAAACAATTTTCAACGCTGCCACAAAAACACCCTCCTAAAATAATTCACAAATACATGTTAAAGATAACATAATTTTTGCTAAAAATCAACAAGTATTGTTTTATTGATGCTACAGATTATTAAAATCTGATTTACTTTTTAATAAGAAGAGACTTGCCTGTCATTTCAGCGGGTTGCTCATATCCCATACACTCAATAAGAGTAGGAATAATATCTGCAAGACAACCGCCCTCACGAAGTGTATACGCAGGATCATAGTTTACAAGAATAAACGGAACAGGATTTGTTGTATGAGCTGTAAAAGGCTCACCTGTCTCATAATCAATCATCATATCAGCGTTACCATGATCTGCACAAATGAACATTGTGCCATTCTTAGCTTTTACTGCTTCAACGATTTTGCCAACACATTCGTCAACAGTCTCAACAGCCTTAACAGCTGCGTCGATAACACCTGTATGACCTACCATGTCAGGATTAGCAAAATTAGTTACAACTACATCATATTTATCAGAGTTTATTGCTTCAAGCACTCTGTCACAAACTTCAGGTGCACTCATCTGAGGCTTAAGATCATATGTAGGAACATCCTTAGGGCTGTTTACAAGAATTCTGTCCTCGCCCTCATTGGGTTCCTCAACACCGCCGTTAAAGAAGAATGTTACATGCGCATATTTCTCAGTTTCAGCTATACGAGCCTGCTTCATTCCCTTAGCTGCAAGCCATTCGCCAAAGGTATTATTAAGAAGAACCTTCTTAAATGCAATCTCCTTATTAGGAATGAGCGGATCGTAATCCGTAAAGCATACATATGTAGTATTGATGCGTGTCCCTCTGTCAAACTTATCAAAATCATCATCACAGAAGCAGTGAGTGATTTCTCTTGCTCTGTCAGGACGGAAATTGAAGAAAATGATTGAATCATTATCTTTGATAGTTGCAGTAGGTGCACCATCTTTCATAATAACTGTAGGAATAACGAACTCATCAGTCTTACCATCCTTGTATGTCTGAACCATGCACTCATGTGCGCTATCAGCTTTGTTACCCTCGCCCTTAGTCATTGCATCATATGCAATCTTCACACGGTCGTAGTTGTTATCTCTATCCATAGCATAGTATCTTCCGGAAATAGTAGCCACTTCACCGACACCTATTTCTTTCATTTTGTCCTCAAGCTGCTGAACAAAATCAATTCCTGATTCCGGCGGTGTATCACGTCCATCAAGGAAGCAATGAACATACACCTTGTTAAGACCATTTTTCTTTGCAAGTTCAAGAAGTCCATAGATATGTGTAATATGACTGTGAACTCCACCATCACTTACAAGTCCGTACATATGAAGAGCCGAGTCATTCTTCTTGCAGTTGTCAATTGCAGCCATAAGTCCTTCATTTGTAAAGAAATCGCCATCCTCAATTGACTTTGTAATTCTTGTAAGTTCCTGGTAAACGATACGTCCGGCACCCATATTCATATGTCCGACTTCAGAATTTCCCATCTGTCCGTCAGGAAGACCTACAGCAAGTCCGCTTGCATTACCTCTTACATAAGGATACTCCTTCATAAGACCATCAAGAACTGGTGTATTTGCCATTGCTATGGCATTTCCTTTCGGATTATCATTAATTCCGAATCCGTCCATAATTAATAAAACTGTTGGTTTAGAACCCTGCATATTATTGCCTCCATTGTATAAAAATAATGCTTATATATATATAGAAAATAAGCGATTAATCGGTTTC harbors:
- the smpB gene encoding SsrA-binding protein SmpB encodes the protein MADDSIKLIANNKKAFHDYFIEEKYEAGISLAGTEVKSLRQGKCSIKEAWVSIDKGEAYICGMNISPYEKGNIFNKDPLRVRKLLLHKTEIRKLDQASQAQGYTLVPLEVYFKHGKVKVQIGLAKGKKLYDKRETTAKRDQQREAMRDYKVSLR
- the rnr gene encoding ribonuclease R, whose protein sequence is MSKKKIMTKKQNITGTFISNQRGFGFVEVEGREDDIFIPEEYTGGAFQGDTVEVVVTYEKEKNGGMRDEGRVVNILVRAIDKIVGTYQDGHTFGFVIPDNLKFTQDIFVLKEHSKGAVTGDKVVVSITFYGDPVKDRKPEGKISDIIGNINDPGVDILSIVEGFDLPHSFPEKVMNQAEKCKDHLIEGDYQGRLDLRDVQMVTIDGEDAKDLDDAVSLTVENGIYHLGVHIADVTNYVQEGSALDREALKRGTSVYLVDRVIPMLPHKLSNGICSLNHGEDRLALSCLMDIDANGAVISHKIAETVINVNERMTYTSVAAILEDENEEELEKYKELVPMFKDMAELSEILKTKRKKRGAIDFDFPEAKIILDKDGNPLDIKLRLANTATTMIESFMLAANETVAEHFFWMQSPFVYRVHEQPDMEKIANLNAFISRLGLHLNTKADEIRPSEIQKLLDKIEGTEEEAVISRIALRSMMQAKYSTECLGHYGLACKYYCHFTSPIRRYPDLQIHRIIKDYLRGRMDNEKIKHYQGILEEVAKHSSDTERRAEEAERETDKLKKAQYMESHIGEVFEGVVSGVTGWGMFVELPNTCEGMVPAATMEDDFYIFDEGNYRLVGERTGKIYTLGQTVKVRVHDTDRLSKTIDFRMVSDDDFAQDTSEYDDSFEEDYYEEDYYEEDDKGRIKLVKGKKHKNKDKKSIKGDKLKKNLKSEKKTPAKLRAAKISKLSLEALDSDKDDIKQIAKEEKKHKHSKGAEKSKKKREKEILKEIAALKKKSKSKEKAAKKGGDKETTESGRKVYKVHKYKKSATSKAARSVQGKRKKKKK
- the secG gene encoding preprotein translocase subunit SecG, producing MAALKIVLAIIFIIDCVALVTLVLAQEGKTQGLGAIQGFAETTYWGKIKGRSKEGVLKKITIVLSVLFIVLSVVLNMTVF
- the gpmI gene encoding 2,3-bisphosphoglycerate-independent phosphoglycerate mutase — encoded protein: MQGSKPTVLLIMDGFGINDNPKGNAIAMANTPVLDGLMKEYPYVRGNASGLAVGLPDGQMGNSEVGHMNMGAGRIVYQELTRITKSIEDGDFFTNEGLMAAIDNCKKNDSALHMYGLVSDGGVHSHITHIYGLLELAKKNGLNKVYVHCFLDGRDTPPESGIDFVQQLEDKMKEIGVGEVATISGRYYAMDRDNNYDRVKIAYDAMTKGEGNKADSAHECMVQTYKDGKTDEFVIPTVIMKDGAPTATIKDNDSIIFFNFRPDRAREITHCFCDDDFDKFDRGTRINTTYVCFTDYDPLIPNKEIAFKKVLLNNTFGEWLAAKGMKQARIAETEKYAHVTFFFNGGVEEPNEGEDRILVNSPKDVPTYDLKPQMSAPEVCDRVLEAINSDKYDVVVTNFANPDMVGHTGVIDAAVKAVETVDECVGKIVEAVKAKNGTMFICADHGNADMMIDYETGEPFTAHTTNPVPFILVNYDPAYTLREGGCLADIIPTLIECMGYEQPAEMTGKSLLIKK